The proteins below are encoded in one region of Buttiauxella gaviniae:
- the yigL gene encoding sugar/pyridoxal phosphate phosphatase YigL, with protein MYQVVASDLDGTLLSPDHLLTPYAKETLKLLTAEGVHFVFATGRHHIDVGQIRDNLEIKAYMITSNGARVHDTDGNLVFSHDLDRDIAQDLFGVVHTSEDIVTNVYRGDQWFMNRHRPEEMKYFKEAVFNYSLFEPGLLEADGVSKVFFTCDSHEKLLPLEQALIARWGDRVNVSFSTLTCLEVMAGGVSKGHALEAVSKAMGYSLKECIAFGDGMNDAEMLSMAGKGCIMGNAHQRLKDLLPELEVIGTNADNAVPHYLRKMFLGKD; from the coding sequence ATGTACCAAGTCGTTGCGTCTGACTTAGATGGCACGTTGCTGTCCCCCGATCACCTTCTTACTCCGTATGCTAAAGAAACGCTGAAACTGCTCACCGCAGAAGGTGTTCATTTCGTCTTCGCAACAGGCCGTCACCATATCGACGTGGGGCAAATTCGCGATAATCTCGAAATTAAAGCCTACATGATCACCTCTAATGGCGCGCGCGTGCATGATACCGACGGCAACCTGGTATTCAGCCACGACCTCGATCGTGATATCGCCCAGGATTTGTTTGGCGTAGTACATACCAGCGAAGATATCGTCACCAACGTCTATCGCGGCGACCAATGGTTTATGAACCGCCATCGCCCGGAAGAGATGAAATATTTTAAAGAAGCGGTGTTTAACTACAGTCTGTTTGAACCTGGTTTGCTGGAAGCGGATGGCGTCAGTAAAGTGTTCTTCACCTGTGATTCTCACGAAAAACTGCTGCCGCTTGAGCAAGCACTGATCGCCCGTTGGGGTGACCGCGTGAACGTCAGCTTCTCGACGCTGACGTGCCTGGAAGTGATGGCGGGCGGTGTATCCAAAGGCCACGCGCTGGAAGCGGTATCTAAGGCGATGGGTTACAGCCTGAAAGAGTGTATCGCCTTTGGCGACGGCATGAACGATGCCGAAATGCTGAGCATGGCGGGCAAAGGTTGCATTATGGGCAATGCCCATCAGCGTCTGAAGGATTTGCTGCCAGAGCTGGAAGTCATCGGTACCAACGCCGATAACGCCGTTCCGCATTACCT